The genomic stretch GAACTATTATAAACGCATCAAAGATATGGAACGTGAAGGTGACAAGCAGACTCATTTAATTTTTGACGAATTGGGAAAAACTTTCATAACCCCTTTTGATCGTGAGGATATTCACGATTTGGCATCGACTATGGATGATGTAATAGACGGGATTAACAGTTGCGCCAAACGCATAACGATCTATAATCCCCATCCCATTGCTAATAGTGGAAAAGAGTTGAGTTTGTTGATACAGCAAGCGGCTGTTTATATAAGTAAGGCAATGGATGAATTGGAAATTTTCCGTAAAAAGCCTACTGAATTAAGAGCATGTTGTACAAAATTGCATGATATTGAGAATCAAGCGGATGATGTATATGAACTCTTTGTTAAGAAACTATTTGAGGAAGAAAAGGATTGCATAGAACTGATTAAGATCAAGGAGATAATGCATGAATTGGAGAAAACGACCGATGCGGCAGAACGGGTAGGGAAAATCTTGAGAAACCTGATTGTGAAATACGCATAAAAGCAGAAAGTACAACATGGAATTATTAGTGATTATTATTACGTTGGCTTTGATTTTTGACTATATTAACGGATTTCATGATGCAGCCAATTCAATAGCCACCATTGTGTCAACCAAGGTTCTTACTCCGTTCCAAGCGGTGATATGGGCGGCATTTTTTAATTTTGTTGCGTTCTTTATTGCTAAATGTATAATCGGAGGGTTCGGAATAGCCAATACTGTATCCAAGACAGTAGTGGAACAGTATATTTCCTTGCCGATTATTCTTTCAGGGGTTATTGCAGCTATTGTATGGAATCTGTTTACATGGTGGAAGGGGATTCCTTCTTCTTCTTCGCATACGCTGATTGGAGGTTTTGCTGGTGCTGCTATTATGGCTCATGGTTTTGATGCCATTCAGCTCAATATTATATTGAAGATTGCTGCTTTTATCTTTTTGGCACCATTTATAGGGATGGTTGTTGCCTTTGGATTCACGTTGCTTGTCCTCCACATTTGTCGTCGTGCACATCCGCATACGGCTGAGATGTGGTTTAAGAAATTGCAGCTTGTTTCTTCGGCTTTGTTCAGTATTGGTCATGGGTTGAATGATTCCCAGAAGGTAATGGGTATTATTGCTGCTGCCATGATCGCCGCTCATTCGGAAGGGTTAGGAATGGGGATA from Phocaeicola dorei encodes the following:
- a CDS encoding DUF47 domain-containing protein, which codes for MKNSFFSRFTPQEPKFFPMLKRLSEILTSSSDLLVESMQHDKPEERANYYKRIKDMEREGDKQTHLIFDELGKTFITPFDREDIHDLASTMDDVIDGINSCAKRITIYNPHPIANSGKELSLLIQQAAVYISKAMDELEIFRKKPTELRACCTKLHDIENQADDVYELFVKKLFEEEKDCIELIKIKEIMHELEKTTDAAERVGKILRNLIVKYA
- a CDS encoding inorganic phosphate transporter, with the translated sequence MELLVIIITLALIFDYINGFHDAANSIATIVSTKVLTPFQAVIWAAFFNFVAFFIAKCIIGGFGIANTVSKTVVEQYISLPIILSGVIAAIVWNLFTWWKGIPSSSSHTLIGGFAGAAIMAHGFDAIQLNIILKIAAFIFLAPFIGMVVAFGFTLLVLHICRRAHPHTAEMWFKKLQLVSSALFSIGHGLNDSQKVMGIIAAAMIAAHSEGLGMGINSINDLPDWVAFSCFTAISLGTMSGGWKIVKTMGTKITKVTPLEGVIAETAGAFTLYLTEYLKIPVSTTHTITGAIIGVGATKRLSAVRWGITRSLMTAWVLTIPVSGILAAAIYGVVGLFLG